One Mycolicibacterium pulveris genomic region harbors:
- the topA gene encoding type I DNA topoisomerase codes for MVDEGRGSGRNGSVRRLVIVESPTKARKIASYLGSDYIVESSRGHIRDLPRNAADVPAKYKSEPWARLGVNVEQNFEPLYIISPEKKSTVNELKDLLKDVDELYLATDGDREGEAIAWHLLETLKPRVPVKRMVFHEITEPAIRAAAEDPRDLDNDLVDAQETRRILDRLYGYEVSPVLWKKVAPKLSAGRVQSVATRIIVQRERERMAFRSAGYWDVTAELDASVSDPQASPATFTAKLNSVDGRRVATGRDFDSLGQVKKPDEVLVLDEAAATALAGGLRGAQLTVSSVEQKPYTRRPYAPFMTSTLQQEAGRKLRFSSERTMSIAQRLYENGYITYMRTDSTTLSQSAITAARNQARQLYGEEYLHPSPRQYTRKVKNAQEAHEAIRPAGDVFQTPGQLHSQLDTDEFRLYELIWQRTVASQMADARGTTLSLRISGSSSDGQQVVFNASGRTITFPGFLKAYVESIDEQAGGEADDAESRLPRLEQGQRVDAKELTADGHTTSPPARYTEASLIKALEELGIGRPSTYSSIIKTIQDRGYVHKKGSALVPSWVAFAVIGLLEQHFSRLVDYGFTAAMEDELDEIAAGNEQRTNWLTNFYFGGDHGVEDSIARSGGLKKLVGVNLEEIDARQINSIKLFDDDQGRPIYVRVGKNGAYLERMVTGEDGEPTPQRANLKDELTPDELTLELAEKLFATPQEGRPLGIDPQTGHEIVVKDGRYGPYVTEVLPPPPESEGGDDGSAGTPAKKGKKPTGPKPRTGSLLRSMDIETVTLDDALKLLSLPRVVGVDPNTGEEITAQNGRYGPYLKRGTDSRSLATEEQLFDITLEEALKIYAEPKRRGGQRASAPPLRELGNDPATGKPMVIKDGRFGPYVTDGETNASLRKGDDVLSLTDERAAELLADRRARGPVKRTKKAAKKKATAKKAAKKS; via the coding sequence GTGGTTGACGAGGGCCGCGGCAGCGGCCGCAATGGAAGCGTGCGGCGGCTCGTCATAGTCGAGTCGCCTACCAAAGCACGCAAAATCGCCAGTTATCTCGGCTCCGACTACATCGTGGAGTCCTCCCGCGGCCACATCCGCGACCTGCCCAGAAACGCCGCCGACGTGCCGGCGAAGTACAAGTCCGAGCCGTGGGCGCGCCTCGGGGTCAACGTCGAACAGAACTTCGAGCCGCTCTACATCATCAGCCCGGAGAAGAAGAGCACGGTCAACGAGCTGAAGGACCTGCTCAAGGACGTCGACGAGCTCTACCTGGCCACGGACGGTGACCGCGAGGGCGAGGCCATCGCCTGGCACCTGCTGGAGACCCTCAAACCCCGCGTCCCCGTCAAGCGGATGGTGTTCCACGAGATCACCGAGCCCGCCATCCGCGCCGCCGCCGAGGATCCGCGCGATCTGGACAACGACCTGGTCGACGCGCAGGAGACCCGCCGCATCCTGGACCGGCTCTACGGCTACGAGGTCAGCCCGGTGCTGTGGAAGAAGGTGGCGCCGAAGCTGTCGGCCGGCCGGGTGCAGTCGGTGGCGACCCGCATCATCGTGCAGCGCGAACGGGAACGGATGGCGTTCCGCAGCGCCGGCTACTGGGACGTCACCGCCGAATTGGACGCCAGCGTGTCCGACCCGCAGGCGTCACCGGCGACGTTCACCGCCAAGCTCAACTCCGTGGACGGGCGCCGGGTGGCCACCGGGCGCGACTTCGACTCGCTGGGCCAGGTCAAGAAGCCCGACGAGGTGCTGGTGCTCGACGAGGCCGCGGCCACCGCGCTGGCCGGCGGCCTGCGCGGCGCCCAGCTCACGGTGTCCTCCGTCGAACAGAAGCCCTACACGCGGCGGCCGTACGCGCCGTTCATGACCTCGACGCTGCAGCAGGAGGCCGGCCGCAAGCTGCGCTTCTCCTCCGAGCGCACGATGAGCATCGCCCAGCGGCTCTACGAGAACGGCTACATCACCTATATGCGCACCGACTCGACCACGCTGTCGCAGTCGGCCATCACCGCCGCGCGCAACCAGGCGCGGCAGCTCTACGGCGAGGAATACCTGCACCCGTCGCCGCGGCAGTACACCCGCAAGGTCAAGAACGCCCAGGAGGCCCACGAGGCCATCCGGCCCGCCGGCGACGTCTTCCAGACCCCGGGCCAGCTGCACAGCCAGCTCGACACCGACGAGTTCCGGCTCTACGAGCTGATCTGGCAGCGCACGGTGGCCTCGCAGATGGCTGACGCGCGCGGCACCACGCTTTCGCTGCGCATCTCGGGGTCATCAAGCGACGGACAGCAGGTGGTGTTCAACGCCAGCGGGCGCACCATCACGTTCCCGGGCTTCTTGAAGGCCTACGTCGAGAGCATCGACGAGCAGGCCGGCGGCGAGGCCGACGACGCCGAGAGCCGGCTGCCGCGGCTCGAGCAGGGCCAGCGCGTTGACGCCAAGGAGCTGACGGCCGACGGCCACACCACCAGCCCGCCGGCGCGCTACACCGAGGCGTCGCTGATCAAGGCGCTCGAAGAGCTCGGCATCGGGCGGCCGTCAACGTACAGCTCGATCATCAAGACCATCCAAGACCGCGGTTACGTGCACAAGAAGGGCAGCGCGCTGGTGCCCTCGTGGGTGGCGTTCGCCGTCATCGGGCTGCTCGAACAGCACTTCAGCCGCCTGGTCGACTACGGGTTCACGGCCGCGATGGAAGACGAGCTCGACGAGATCGCCGCCGGTAACGAGCAGCGCACCAACTGGCTGACGAACTTCTACTTCGGCGGTGACCACGGGGTCGAGGACTCGATCGCGCGCTCGGGCGGGCTCAAGAAGCTCGTCGGGGTCAACCTCGAGGAGATCGACGCTCGACAGATCAACTCCATCAAGCTGTTCGACGACGACCAGGGCCGCCCGATCTATGTGCGCGTCGGCAAGAACGGCGCGTACCTGGAGCGGATGGTCACCGGCGAGGACGGCGAGCCGACCCCGCAGCGGGCCAACCTCAAGGACGAACTGACTCCCGACGAGCTGACCCTGGAGCTCGCCGAGAAGCTGTTCGCCACACCGCAAGAGGGCCGACCGCTGGGCATCGACCCGCAGACCGGACACGAGATCGTCGTCAAGGACGGCCGATACGGCCCGTACGTCACCGAGGTGCTGCCTCCGCCACCCGAATCCGAAGGCGGAGACGACGGTTCGGCGGGCACACCGGCCAAGAAGGGCAAGAAGCCGACCGGACCCAAGCCGCGGACCGGTTCGCTGTTGCGGTCGATGGACATCGAGACGGTCACGCTGGACGACGCATTGAAGCTGTTGTCGTTGCCCCGCGTCGTCGGCGTCGACCCCAACACCGGTGAGGAGATCACCGCGCAGAACGGCCGCTACGGCCCGTATCTCAAGCGTGGCACGGACTCTCGCTCGCTGGCCACCGAAGAGCAGCTGTTCGACATCACGCTCGAGGAAGCGCTGAAGATCTACGCCGAACCGAAACGTCGTGGTGGACAACGGGCATCGGCCCCGCCGCTGCGCGAGCTGGGCAACGATCCTGCGACCGGTAAGCCGATGGTGATCAAGGACGGCCGGTTCGGCCCCTACGTCACCGACGGTGAGACCAACGCGAGCCTACGCAAGGGCGACGACGTGCTGTCGCTCACCGACGAGCGCGCCGCCGAACTGCTCGCCGACCGCCGGGCGCGGGGCCCGGTGAAGCGGACGAAGAAGGCCGCCAAGAAGAAGGCCACCGCGAAGAAGGCCGCGAAGAAGAGCTAG
- a CDS encoding adenylate/guanylate cyclase domain-containing protein, protein MASEAIPIGRISAFVRWVARTPWPVFTLGMLQADIIGALLVVSFLRFGLPPEDRLQLQDLPVFNLAVFLGFLFVSFTVASYLSLRLLIPVMRWQRRDMLLGDRDPAETELARTRALKMPYYRSLINVMNWFLGSIVFIVASWPVASRSAPVIAVASGLGATATAIIGYLQSERILRPVAVAALRGGVPENFRAPGVILRQVMTWVLSTAVPILAIVLAVVASKFGILTAPASSLTTPILILAITALVVGLAGTVLVAMSIADPLRQLRWALGEVQRGNYNAHMQIYDASELGLLQAGFNDMVRDLAERQRLRDLFGRYVGEDVARRALERGTELGGQERDVAVLFVDLVGSTQLAATIPAADVVNLLNDFFRVVVDTVNRHGGFVNKFQGDAALAIFGAPIEHPDACGAALAASRELHDELVEVLGQAEFGIGVSAGRAIAGHIGAKARFEYTVIGDPVNEAARLTELAKLEEGHVLASAVAVSGALDAEALCWDVGEVVELRGRTVPTQLARPVNRSPETVDADVRT, encoded by the coding sequence GTGGCCTCGGAAGCAATACCGATCGGGCGGATCAGTGCGTTCGTCCGCTGGGTGGCGCGTACGCCGTGGCCGGTGTTCACGCTGGGCATGCTGCAGGCCGACATCATCGGCGCGCTGCTGGTGGTCAGCTTTCTGCGCTTCGGCCTGCCGCCCGAGGACCGGCTGCAGCTGCAGGATCTGCCGGTCTTCAACCTCGCGGTGTTCTTGGGCTTTCTGTTCGTCTCGTTTACCGTCGCGTCGTATCTGAGCTTGCGGCTGCTGATCCCGGTGATGCGCTGGCAGCGCCGCGACATGCTGCTCGGCGACCGGGATCCGGCCGAGACCGAGCTGGCCCGCACCAGGGCGCTGAAAATGCCGTACTACCGGTCGCTGATCAACGTGATGAACTGGTTCCTCGGTTCGATCGTGTTCATCGTCGCCAGCTGGCCGGTGGCCAGCCGGTCGGCGCCGGTGATCGCGGTGGCCAGCGGCCTGGGCGCCACCGCGACGGCGATCATCGGCTACCTGCAGTCCGAGCGGATTCTGCGCCCGGTGGCGGTGGCCGCGCTGCGCGGCGGTGTTCCGGAGAACTTCCGCGCGCCGGGCGTGATCCTGCGCCAGGTGATGACGTGGGTGCTGTCCACCGCCGTGCCGATCCTCGCGATCGTGCTGGCGGTGGTGGCCAGCAAGTTCGGGATCCTCACCGCACCCGCCAGCAGCCTCACCACGCCGATCCTGATCCTGGCCATCACCGCGCTGGTGGTCGGGTTGGCGGGCACGGTGCTGGTGGCGATGTCGATCGCCGACCCGCTGCGGCAGTTGCGGTGGGCGCTGGGCGAAGTGCAGCGCGGCAATTACAACGCCCACATGCAGATCTACGACGCCAGCGAACTGGGTTTGCTGCAGGCCGGATTCAACGACATGGTGCGCGATCTGGCCGAGCGGCAGCGGCTGCGGGACCTGTTCGGTCGCTACGTCGGCGAGGACGTGGCCCGTCGCGCGCTCGAACGCGGCACCGAGCTGGGCGGCCAGGAACGGGACGTGGCAGTGCTTTTCGTCGACCTCGTCGGTTCTACGCAGCTGGCCGCGACCATTCCCGCCGCCGACGTCGTCAACCTGCTCAACGACTTCTTCCGCGTTGTCGTCGACACGGTGAACCGCCACGGCGGATTCGTCAACAAGTTCCAGGGCGACGCCGCGCTGGCGATCTTCGGCGCGCCGATCGAGCATCCCGACGCGTGCGGAGCGGCGCTGGCGGCGTCGCGGGAGCTGCACGACGAGCTGGTCGAGGTGTTGGGGCAGGCCGAGTTCGGCATCGGGGTGTCCGCGGGACGCGCGATCGCCGGCCATATCGGCGCCAAGGCCCGCTTCGAGTACACGGTGATCGGTGACCCCGTCAACGAGGCCGCCCGGTTGACCGAGCTTGCCAAGCTCGAGGAAGGCCACGTGCTGGCGTCGGCGGTCGCGGTCAGCGGGGCGCTCGACGCGGAGGCGTTGTGCTGGGACGTCGGCGAGGTCGTGGAGCTTCGGGGTCGCACTGTGCCGACGCAGTTGGCCCGGCCGGTGAATCGGTCACCGGAGACGGTCGACGCCGACGTGCGCACCTGA
- a CDS encoding DNA polymerase III subunit delta' has product MTGVFSRLVGQHAVEAELVAAAQAARGDTPHSRVAGTATPHTMTHAWLITGPPGSGRSVAALCFAAALQCTSDGVPGCGTCRACTTTMAGTHADVRRIIPEGLSIGVDDMRAIVQIAARRPSTGRWQIVLIEDADRLTEGAANALLKVVEEPPPSTVFLLCAPSVDPEDIAITLRSRCRHVALVTPPVDAIARVLIETDGLPEQQARWAASVSGGHVGRARRLATDEDARTRRQRALGLARDAATPTRAYAAAEELVAAAEAEALALTVDRNESETEELRTALGAGGSGKGTAGTLRGTAGAIKDLERRQKSRQTRASRDALDRALIDLATYFRDALLVATEAGDVQPNHPDMADRVAAMAAHASPEKLLRCIEAVLDCREALAVNVKPKFAVDAMVATVGQALRD; this is encoded by the coding sequence ATGACGGGTGTGTTTTCGCGTCTGGTCGGCCAGCACGCCGTGGAAGCCGAGCTCGTGGCCGCTGCGCAGGCCGCGCGCGGTGATACACCTCACAGCCGGGTGGCCGGCACAGCCACGCCACACACCATGACCCACGCGTGGCTGATCACCGGCCCGCCCGGATCGGGCCGCTCGGTGGCCGCGTTGTGCTTCGCGGCGGCGTTGCAGTGCACCTCGGACGGGGTGCCCGGCTGCGGCACCTGCCGCGCCTGCACGACGACGATGGCGGGCACCCATGCCGACGTGCGGCGGATCATCCCCGAGGGGCTGTCCATCGGCGTGGACGACATGCGCGCGATCGTGCAGATCGCCGCGCGCCGCCCGTCGACCGGACGTTGGCAGATCGTGCTGATCGAGGACGCCGACCGGCTCACCGAAGGTGCGGCGAACGCGCTGCTCAAGGTGGTCGAGGAGCCGCCGCCGTCGACGGTGTTCCTGCTGTGCGCCCCGTCGGTGGATCCCGAGGACATCGCGATCACGCTGCGCTCGCGATGCAGGCACGTGGCGCTGGTGACGCCGCCGGTGGATGCCATCGCCCGCGTGCTGATCGAGACCGACGGGCTGCCCGAGCAGCAGGCCCGGTGGGCGGCGTCGGTCAGCGGCGGCCACGTCGGCCGGGCGCGACGGCTGGCCACCGACGAGGACGCCCGGACGCGCAGGCAGCGGGCGCTGGGGTTGGCGCGTGACGCCGCAACGCCGACGCGGGCATACGCGGCGGCCGAGGAGCTGGTGGCGGCCGCGGAGGCCGAGGCCTTGGCGCTGACGGTCGACCGCAACGAGTCCGAGACCGAGGAGTTGCGCACGGCGCTCGGCGCCGGCGGCTCGGGCAAGGGCACCGCGGGCACACTGCGCGGGACGGCGGGTGCGATCAAAGACCTTGAGCGACGCCAGAAGTCACGGCAGACCCGGGCGTCGCGGGACGCGCTGGACCGTGCGCTGATCGATTTGGCCACCTATTTTCGTGACGCGCTGCTGGTGGCCACCGAGGCGGGGGACGTCCAGCCCAACCACCCGGACATGGCCGACCGCGTCGCCGCGATGGCCGCGCACGCGTCCCCGGAGAAGCTGCTGCGCTGCATCGAAGCGGTGCTGGACTGCCGCGAGGCGTTGGCCGTCAACGTCAAGCCCAAGTTCGCCGTCGATGCGATGGTCGCCACCGTCGGCCAGGCGCTGCGCGACTGA
- the galE gene encoding UDP-glucose 4-epimerase GalE: protein MTWLVTGGAGYIGSHVVRALRDADLAVVVIDDLSTGLEAFVPAGVPLVRGSLLDTELVTQTLHDHHVSGVIHIAGFKYAGVSVREPLRTYEQNVTAMVNLLTAMTSTGTDKLVFSSSAATYGTPDVDIVTEQTPTAPESPYGVSKLVGEWIVRDVARATDLRHTSLRYFNVVGSGSPELFDISPHNLFPVVFDMLYRGETPRINGDDYPTPDGTCVRDYVHVSDLALAHVAAAKRLAAGEPVEVVYNLGSGSGTSVREIMTAIREVTGVDFEPTIGPRRPGDPARIVASKDLAARDLDWRMRHSLEEMVRSAWVARQQAGEAYPG, encoded by the coding sequence ATGACGTGGCTGGTGACCGGCGGAGCCGGGTACATCGGCTCCCACGTGGTGCGTGCGCTGCGCGACGCCGACCTGGCGGTGGTGGTGATCGACGACCTGTCCACCGGGCTGGAGGCATTCGTCCCGGCGGGTGTGCCGCTGGTGCGCGGTAGCCTGCTCGACACCGAACTCGTCACGCAGACGCTGCACGACCACCACGTCTCCGGCGTCATCCACATCGCGGGGTTCAAGTACGCGGGCGTCTCGGTGCGCGAACCGCTGCGCACCTACGAACAGAACGTCACGGCGATGGTCAACCTGCTCACCGCGATGACGTCGACCGGCACCGACAAGCTGGTGTTCTCCTCCAGCGCCGCCACCTACGGCACCCCCGACGTCGACATCGTCACCGAGCAGACGCCGACCGCACCCGAATCACCCTACGGGGTAAGCAAATTGGTCGGCGAGTGGATTGTGCGCGACGTCGCGCGGGCCACCGATCTGCGGCACACCAGCCTGCGCTACTTCAACGTGGTGGGCTCCGGTTCGCCGGAGTTGTTCGACATCAGCCCGCACAACCTGTTCCCCGTCGTCTTCGACATGCTCTACCGCGGCGAGACACCCAGGATCAACGGCGACGACTACCCCACCCCCGACGGCACCTGCGTGCGCGACTACGTCCACGTGTCGGATCTGGCGCTCGCGCATGTCGCCGCGGCCAAGCGCCTGGCCGCCGGTGAGCCCGTCGAGGTTGTGTACAACCTCGGCAGCGGCAGCGGCACCTCCGTGCGCGAGATCATGACCGCGATCCGCGAGGTCACCGGCGTCGACTTCGAGCCGACGATCGGGCCGCGCCGGCCCGGCGATCCGGCCCGCATCGTGGCGTCGAAGGACCTGGCGGCCCGCGACCTGGATTGGCGGATGCGGCATTCGCTCGAAGAGATGGTGCGGTCGGCGTGGGTCGCCCGTCAGCAGGCGGGAGAGGCCTATCCGGGGTAG
- a CDS encoding M1 family metallopeptidase, with product MTETIDLYLPGGGNSGYRVSRYDLDLEYKVATNRLSGTATITAVTSTALRTLTLDLSEALRVSKVAVNDARPAKFRTKGGKLHITLAQSLPAGTAITIVVRYGGHPRPIRSHWGDVGFEELTDGALVAGQPNGAPTWFPCDDKPSAKAGVGVRIRTESPYYVVANGELVSRRAHAGMTTWTYEQPEPTSTYLVTLQIGRYDRHAVSDNGVSIDAVLPERLRGNFASDFARQPQMMELFCELFGPYPLANGYTVVVTDDDLEIPLEAQGISIFGANHCTGRGRAERLIAHELAHQWFGNSVTVERWQHIWLHEGFACYAEWLWSEHSGGRSADEWARHYHHRLAEAPQDLVLADPGVTDLFDDRVYKRGALTLHTLRRRIGDGNFFALLRDWTQRYRHGTVVTDDFTALASRYTDASLRPLFEAWLYAQALPALEPSS from the coding sequence GTGACGGAGACCATCGATCTTTACCTGCCTGGCGGCGGAAATTCCGGCTATCGGGTCTCACGCTACGACCTCGACCTCGAATACAAGGTCGCGACGAACCGGTTGTCGGGAACGGCCACCATCACCGCGGTGACCTCGACGGCACTGCGCACCTTGACGCTCGATCTGTCCGAGGCGCTGAGGGTGTCGAAGGTGGCCGTCAACGATGCGCGCCCGGCCAAATTCCGTACGAAGGGGGGCAAACTGCACATCACGTTGGCGCAGAGCCTGCCCGCAGGGACCGCGATCACGATCGTCGTGCGCTACGGCGGTCACCCGCGGCCGATCCGATCCCATTGGGGCGACGTCGGATTCGAGGAGCTCACCGACGGCGCACTGGTCGCGGGCCAACCCAACGGGGCGCCGACATGGTTTCCGTGCGACGACAAGCCCAGCGCCAAGGCCGGCGTCGGCGTCCGAATCCGCACCGAGAGCCCATACTACGTCGTCGCCAACGGCGAGCTGGTCAGTCGGCGGGCGCACGCCGGGATGACCACCTGGACCTACGAACAGCCCGAGCCGACCTCCACGTACCTGGTGACGCTGCAGATCGGACGGTATGACCGGCATGCGGTGTCCGACAACGGCGTTTCGATCGACGCGGTGCTGCCCGAGCGGCTGCGCGGGAACTTCGCGTCCGACTTCGCCCGCCAGCCGCAGATGATGGAGTTGTTCTGCGAGCTGTTCGGGCCGTATCCGCTCGCCAACGGATACACTGTCGTCGTCACCGACGACGACCTCGAGATACCCCTTGAAGCACAAGGTATCTCCATCTTCGGAGCCAACCACTGCACCGGGCGGGGCCGTGCCGAGCGGCTGATCGCCCACGAGTTGGCCCATCAATGGTTCGGCAACTCGGTGACCGTCGAACGCTGGCAACACATCTGGCTGCACGAGGGGTTCGCCTGCTACGCCGAGTGGTTGTGGTCGGAGCACTCCGGGGGCCGAAGCGCCGACGAGTGGGCGCGTCACTACCACCACCGGCTGGCCGAAGCTCCGCAGGATCTGGTGCTGGCCGATCCGGGGGTCACCGACCTGTTCGACGACCGGGTGTACAAGCGCGGCGCGCTGACGCTGCACACGCTGCGGCGCCGCATCGGCGACGGCAACTTCTTTGCGCTGCTTCGGGATTGGACCCAGCGCTACCGGCACGGCACCGTCGTCACCGACGACTTCACCGCGCTGGCGTCGCGTTACACCGACGCGTCGCTGCGCCCCCTGTTCGAGGCCTGGTTGTACGCGCAGGCACTGCCCGCCCTGGAACCGTCGTCGTGA